The genomic DNA GCCCGCCGAACGGCCGCCGTGCACCGGTGTCCTGGTTGTGCAGGATGAGCATGGACGGCAGCAGCGAGTCGGCGGGGTGGCTGAGCTTCTCGAAGGGGACGGCGGAGTTGCCCAGCGCGCCCAGGACCTCGACCCTGGTGCGGGCGATCAGATCGGTGAACGACGGGTCGCCGCGCAGGTCCCCGCGCAGGATCACCGTCTGGGCCGTGTATCCGACCATCGGCTCCAGCTCGACCCGGTCCCGGCCCGCGACGACGCTGCCGACCAGGACGTCCTCCTGCCCGGTGTGCCGGAACAGCAGGGTCTGGTAGGCCGCCGTCAGCACGGCGAACAGGGTGGTGCGCTGCTCCCCGGCCAGCCGTTGCAGTTTCCGGGCCGTCGCGGGCGGCAGCACCACGTTGTGGTACCCGCCCCGGCCGCTCGCCCCGCCGGAGTGCCGGAACGGCAGCTCGGGCACCGGCGGATCGGCGAGCTTCTCCGTCCAGTACGGCACGGCCCGCTCGGCCCGGCGGCGCTGCCACCGCCCGTAGTCCCCGGCCTGGACGGGCAGCGGGCGGAGCCGGGGTTCGACGCCGTCCAGGCGGGCGGTGTAGCAGTCGGCGAGATCGTCGAGGATGACGTTGAGCGACCACCCGTCCGCGACGATGTGGTGCATCGTGAGGCAGAGCACGTGCTCGTCGTCGGCGATCCGGAGCACCGCGACCCGCACGGGTGGCCCGTCCGCCAGGCCGAACGGCGCGTTGACCCGCTCGGTCACCAGCCGTTCGGCCTCCTCGCGGCCGCGCGGGCTCAGCCATTCGATCCCGGGGGTGCCGGGCTCCACCACCGCCCAGGGCACGCCCTCCTCCTCGGTGAACCTGGTGCGCAGGCTCTCGTGGCGGGTCAGGACGTCGGTGAGCGCCCCGGTGAGAGCGGCCCGGTCGAGCGGTCCGCGCAGGGCCCGGACGAGATACATGGTGTAGGAGGCGTTGTCCGGGTCGAGGCGCTGCAGGAGCCAGAGCCGCTCCTGCGCCGGAGACAGGGGCGCCCTCATGCGCCCGGCGCCAGTTCGTCGAAGATGGCGGCCAGTTCCTCGGCGCCGAGACCGTCGAGCTGCTCGCGCAGCGCGGCCACCTCGGCCAGGTCCAGGTCGTCGTCGAGGCGGTCCATCTCCAGGGCGAGTCCCGCGACGGTCGGGTGCTCGAAGAGCGCCACGATCGGCACGGCGGCCCCGAAGCGCGCCTGGACCCGGGCGATGATCCGGGCGGCGGTCAGCGAGTGCCCACCGAGCTCGAAGAAGTCGTCGTCGACGCCGACGGGCTCCCCGATGCCCAGCACCTCGGCCCACATCACGGTCAGCTCGTCCTCCACGGGGGTCGACGGTGCCCGGTAGGGGACCGTCCTGCCGGATGTCCACTCGGGTGGCGGCAGCGCCTTGCGGTCCAGCTTGCCGTTGGGGGTGAGCGGCAGGGCGTCCACCGTCACGAGGTGCGCGGGCACCATGTACTCGGGCAGGCTCGCCCGGAGCCTCTCGCGCAGCGCCGGCCACAGGTCTCCCGGTCCGGCCGGGACCACGTAGGCCACCAACCGGGGCAGCCCGTCGGGGCCGTCGCACACGCCGACGGCGGCGTGCCGTGCTTCCGGCGCCGACCGCAGGGCGGTCTCGATCTCGCCGAGCTCGATCCGGAAGCCCCGGATCTTCACCTGCTGGTCGGCCCGGCCCAGATACTCAAGGCGTCCTTCGGCGGTGACCCGGGCGAGGTCGCCGGTGGCGTACATGCGCGCTCCGGGCCGGTCGGCGAACGGGTCGGGCAGGAAGCGGGCGGCGGTCTGGGCGGCCATGCCGTGGTAGCCCCGCGCCACCCCCGTCCCGCCGATGTGCAGCTCCCCCACCTCGCCGGGCGCCACCGGGACCCCGCTCTCGTCGAGGAGGTGCAGCGAGGTCTCGTCGATCGCCTCTCCCAGGTCCACGGCCGACGGTGCGGGCCGGACAGGACCGGCGGTGGACCACACGGTCGTCTCCGTGGGGCCGTACACGTTCCACAGGTTCACTCCGGGGCCGAGCAGCGCGTCGGCCAGGTCGCGCGGCAGCGCCTCGCCGCCGCAGAGCCGGGTGCCGACCGTGCCGGGCACGCCGCCGGCCTCCAGCAGGATGCGCCAGGTCGCCGGGGTGGCCTGGATGACCGTGATCCCCTCGGTGACCGCCAGCTCCCGCAGCGCCCGGCCGTCCGCCGTCTCCCGCGCGGACGCCACGACCACGCGCGCCCCGGACACCAGGGGCAGCAGGAGCTCCA from Streptosporangium sp. NBC_01756 includes the following:
- a CDS encoding non-ribosomal peptide synthetase, producing MVTTLELTRRWLELTPEAVAVSGTGSELTYRELHRRVDDLAAVLRERGVGPEVPVGLCMERTPGMVVAVLAVWAAGGAYVPLDPAFPEDRLRLMREDARIELVLTQPGVDRSLLHGVPHVLTLAQDGTVPPADRAPAGRAPGQGDAANGAGPGRVGAPGHGAGPGHRADHEAGPGHGTAPADAAPADGLAYLIYTSGSTGRPKGVAVPHRAVANLLGSFGRRLRLTAEDSWLAVTTLSFDISVLELLLPLVSGARVVVASARETADGRALRELAVTEGITVIQATPATWRILLEAGGVPGTVGTRLCGGEALPRDLADALLGPGVNLWNVYGPTETTVWSTAGPVRPAPSAVDLGEAIDETSLHLLDESGVPVAPGEVGELHIGGTGVARGYHGMAAQTAARFLPDPFADRPGARMYATGDLARVTAEGRLEYLGRADQQVKIRGFRIELGEIETALRSAPEARHAAVGVCDGPDGLPRLVAYVVPAGPGDLWPALRERLRASLPEYMVPAHLVTVDALPLTPNGKLDRKALPPPEWTSGRTVPYRAPSTPVEDELTVMWAEVLGIGEPVGVDDDFFELGGHSLTAARIIARVQARFGAAVPIVALFEHPTVAGLALEMDRLDDDLDLAEVAALREQLDGLGAEELAAIFDELAPGA